DNA sequence from the Salvia splendens isolate huo1 chromosome 19, SspV2, whole genome shotgun sequence genome:
AACTTGTAATGATAGATAGTACTATATTAGTTTGAAAGTTTGCGTAGTACtgtaatatgaaaaaaaaacaatttaaattgTTAAAAAATTGGAATGTGaatcctattttttttaaaattatgtggTTACAAGATGAAGCTAGAAATTTTATATGCATTGGTGCCAaacaatagtatttttttttggtaatgctTTAGTTTTTGGATACTTTTGTTCATCGCAACTCTTTTAAGCATCACCGTTCCCATTCATTTGAATTTTTGGCATCAACCTATTATTCTAATACATGCTTTTATTGCTTAATACAAGCTgtgtttaattttcttttaaggATTAATGACCAAATTTACCTTAACTTTTTAGTGATTTtatcatttctattttaattttttaaatttagtaaatttaCTTCATATTTTGTAACTGTGTCAACCATATCCCAGTAATTTCAATTTATTAATTCTAGGTTAATGTATgcaatttgatttaaatttatCATTGGAACTGTCAAaggataaaattttattttgctcTAAATCTGCCATGACACGGTCTTCAAATAACTTTAATGTCAAATTTATAGAGAGAGTGAGATTTTAGAGAAGCATCCAGGTTGGTTGGAAGATACCCACTCCCAACTCAAAGTCAAGATCGCAATAATTCCACTTTTTAATACACCAAATTACACTAAAAACTAAGGCAAAGTGTGAACAGATTAATTAAATGAAGCAAGCAAATAGTTAAACAGAGTAAAGATTCTCAATTTCGATTTCAGAAAAAAATCAATAGTCCGGATATTTTACTAAATAATGAGTCCAACCAATTACAATTATAGAATAAATATCCAAAATGCTAAATTTATAATCGATTTACATCGCCCAAAAAGtggtaaaaataaataaataaatggtgtattaatttattgagccaaaaaatataaaaatttgtgCACGAAATGAAGTATATAATTGACATTCATGGTGAGAGTTGAGATGGTGATATATATGGATTGACTTCCAACTTAGAAAAGACCTTTCTCAAATTGCATCTGCCTTCTCTTTAATCTGGTGAGTTTCTATCTATTTTTTGCTGTCTTGATTTTGTTGAATCACTGCTACTCCTTTTGGGTTCTTGATTATATGcttttaattcatttattcTTGATTTGTTAGCTTTGATTCTTGAATTGCTTTGCTCTGAGCTGAATCCCCTGATTTGATCGAAAAAGGAATTAGGATGTGACTCTGAGTTCTCTGAGAATGTTGGGAACTAAAAAAAAGTAATCTTTTTCTTATTTAGAGAATGAATATAAGTAATCTCTTTTTCTCTGTTTTGTTTGGTGATTTGGGATTTATTGTAGTTGAGAAAGAAACAATGAAAAACAGAGATTCTTAATTTCCTCTTAGTTATGGATGTATGAATAGATGGAAAGGTGCTATTAAGTTAAAGCAAATTTACTTTTATTGGTGTTTATCTTATAGCTTGGGAGTAGAAATCAATGATTGAATAAGTAATATAAGTTCCTAATTACAAATTGTTAGAACATTATTTAGATTTAGCAGAAtgatttactctctctttatctggTCTTGTTGAGGGAGCTGATTTTAGGTCATTTTGATTCTAATAGGGGATAATTTGCCAAAGATTGTAGAAGATGCAAGATTTGGTTTGTGGATAACACCCTTCACTATGTAGAGATTATTAGTTTTTCTCGAAGCTCTTCTCGTTCTTGTCGTTCCCCATCAATTTGAAATCTATTTGCTTCCAACTAGTGGTTTGTTTGATGAATAGATGAGTGAGGATCTGCATCTTTGAAAGGCTTGAAATTCATGCTGTTTTGGATGTGGAAAGTCGTTGAGGCGTGCTTGTCGTGTATTCTATTCATCGTCGTGTTGGTTTTTGGTTTGTTTATCACCTGACTTCTGCTAAAGCTTTTGCACCTTTCCTACCCTATGATTGCAGTTTTAGTATCTGACATTGCGAATTCTAAGCTTAATATGGACCCGGACGAGAGGCTATGTGCAGAAACGTGGGCAAAGTCTTCATCGGGTCATGAATCACTCAACACGGATTCAAATAACCGACCTTTCACAGATTTTAATAGACATCACCCGAAGTGGGAAGAATCCTCATTCAATGGCTGTGTTGTAAGGACCTCCGACCAACAATTTTCTGGTTTCGAAGGGTCATTTGCGTCTGACGTTGATAGCCAGAGGCAAAAGAAGGATCTTCATGGTAAGCAGATACCCGAGGCTCATGAGTCGGGTAATATGCAGAGTTGGGATCCGAGCGCCATGCTGAACAATCTCTCTTTTTTGGAGAAGAAGATTCATCAGCTTCAGGATTTGGTCCAGTTAGTTGTCGGGCGCAGAGGCCAAGCTATGAACCAAGCAGACGAGATCTTGGTTCAGCAACAGCAGCTTATCACGGCTGATCTCACCTCGATTATAGTTCAGCTGATATCCACTGCAGGGAGTCTTCTCCCGTCTTTGAAGAACTCCGAGAGTTTGGCTAGCCAGCTCGGGCAATTTGGTGGTATCGCGACTCAATTAGCCGGAGTTACTGATAATATTGTCCATAACAAGATTGAGGATCGCCATGATCCAACGGGCGTTTCTGAGGATCATGATATGAAGAGCGATGACGATGCTGAAGAAGGAGAGAATCTCCCTCCCGGCTCGTATGAAATCCTGCAGCTCGAGAAGGAGGAGATTCTCGCGCCTCACACCCATTTCTGCACAATCTGCGGGAAGGGGTTCAAGAGAGACGCCAATCTGCGGATGCACATGAGAGGCCATGGCGACGAGTACAAGACTCCGGCAGCTCTAGCCAAGCCCCATAAGGAATCGAGCTCGGATCCAATCTTCATCAAGAGGTACTCCTGCCCTTGCGTCGGCTGCAAGCGCAACAAGGATCACAAGAAGTTTTTGCCTCTTAAGACGATCTTGTGCGTGAAGAACCACTACAAGAGAACCCACTGCGACAAGAACTACACCTGCAGCCGCTGCCACACGAAGAAATTCTCAGTCATTGCAGATCTGAAAACGCACGAGAAGCATTGTGGGAGAGACAAGTGGCTTTGCTCGTGTGGTACGACCTTCTCTAGGAAGGATAAGCTCTTCGGCCACATTGCCCTCTTTCAAGGCCACACCCCGGCCATCCCTCACGAAGGGGCCAGGCCGTCCGATCAAGGGCAAAGCAAGAGTGAAGCAACAAACAAAGTCGAACAACTGGACTTCAACTCGTGTCAAGGTTTAATGGAGGTAGAAAGGTCCAGTGACGACCCATCAAACTATTTCTCGCCGTTGGGTTTTGACACGAGTAGCATGGCCGGATTTCAAGAATTCCCCCGACCTCTATTTGAGGACGCAGAGAGCTCCTTCTCGTTCTTTCTCTCTGGTTCTGGCGACTACTCTCCGAAGAATGGAAGGTACGCCGCTCCAAACGATCGTGAATGAGGCGTTCTCATTCTCTGTTACCGTAGCTTTAAGTAATGTGTATCAATGTATTATTTCTTTGACATCAAATAAATCTTTCTATAGCATCATTTCCATTGTGATCTACCAATTCTGCTCTTTTCATCAAGGAGAAAAGgatttaaattcataattt
Encoded proteins:
- the LOC121779604 gene encoding protein SENSITIVE TO PROTON RHIZOTOXICITY 1-like isoform X1; this translates as MIAVLVSDIANSKLNMDPDERLCAETWAKSSSGHESLNTDSNNRPFTDFNRHHPKWEESSFNGCVVRTSDQQFSGFEGSFASDVDSQRQKKDLHGKQIPEAHESGNMQSWDPSAMLNNLSFLEKKIHQLQDLVQLVVGRRGQAMNQADEILVQQQQLITADLTSIIVQLISTAGSLLPSLKNSESLASQLGQFGGIATQLAGVTDNIVHNKIEDRHDPTGVSEDHDMKSDDDAEEGENLPPGSYEILQLEKEEILAPHTHFCTICGKGFKRDANLRMHMRGHGDEYKTPAALAKPHKESSSDPIFIKRYSCPCVGCKRNKDHKKFLPLKTILCVKNHYKRTHCDKNYTCSRCHTKKFSVIADLKTHEKHCGRDKWLCSCGTTFSRKDKLFGHIALFQGHTPAIPHEGARPSDQGQSKSEATNKVEQLDFNSCQGLMEVERSSDDPSNYFSPLGFDTSSMAGFQEFPRPLFEDAESSFSFFLSGSGDYSPKNGRYAAPNDRE
- the LOC121779604 gene encoding protein SENSITIVE TO PROTON RHIZOTOXICITY 1-like isoform X2 codes for the protein MDPDERLCAETWAKSSSGHESLNTDSNNRPFTDFNRHHPKWEESSFNGCVVRTSDQQFSGFEGSFASDVDSQRQKKDLHGKQIPEAHESGNMQSWDPSAMLNNLSFLEKKIHQLQDLVQLVVGRRGQAMNQADEILVQQQQLITADLTSIIVQLISTAGSLLPSLKNSESLASQLGQFGGIATQLAGVTDNIVHNKIEDRHDPTGVSEDHDMKSDDDAEEGENLPPGSYEILQLEKEEILAPHTHFCTICGKGFKRDANLRMHMRGHGDEYKTPAALAKPHKESSSDPIFIKRYSCPCVGCKRNKDHKKFLPLKTILCVKNHYKRTHCDKNYTCSRCHTKKFSVIADLKTHEKHCGRDKWLCSCGTTFSRKDKLFGHIALFQGHTPAIPHEGARPSDQGQSKSEATNKVEQLDFNSCQGLMEVERSSDDPSNYFSPLGFDTSSMAGFQEFPRPLFEDAESSFSFFLSGSGDYSPKNGRYAAPNDRE